The Cycloclasticus sp. genomic sequence AAACGTTGAATAAGCTCGTCTATATTAGCCACCAGTCGCTTGACACTTTCCACACTGTCTGTCGCCGGGTTAATACCAATCACTGCATCACCGCAGCCGTACATCAAGCCATCTACTATTGACGCACCAATGCCTTTTGCATCGTCTGTCGGGTGATTCGGCTGTAGCCTAGTAGCCACGCAACCTTGTAGCCCTATCGTGTTACGAAACTGACTCACTACCTGACATTTACTGGCGACTAATATCAGGTCTTGGTTACGCATCAACTTACTCACCGCGGCCACCATCTCAGGCAGTAAGCCGCTCGACAATGCCGCTAACTCGGTCGAAGTCATCGAATAAGATAATAAGCGGTTACGTAAATCACCGACCGTATCATTTTCTATTTTTTGAAACGTTTCAGCATGATGCTCATCGAAAATTAAACGACTCACTGCGTCAGATTCAGGCGGAATTAACGGCTCTTCAAGAAAGCGCTTAAGCGGCGTATTTGCCAACAACATCTGCGCTACAACACGCTGTTCCTCAGTTTCGGCCGCAATACCCGCTAAGTAATCACCACTTTTAACGGACGATGCTTTCGCCATTAAGTCGGCTAGGTTTTTAAACCGGTATGAACACCCGCCAATTGAATACCTGTAGTCAGCCATTGTTTTAAGGTTTACCTCCCTTAGTGATCACATAACGTCGAAACGACTCAAATATTACTTAAAATAACCACCAAAATTTTGCCTAACCTTTTGTATAGGAATTGAAATACCAAAGCCTGTGTTAAGCGCAGAGCCTTGCGCCACTTTTATGGTGTTAACCGCTACCACATGCCCATTATCGGTAATCAGTGGCCCACCACTATTCCCAGGTAAAATTTTTGCGTCAGTGGCAATTCCCCTTGCTGAAATTTGAGTCACCGTCCCCTCGGTTAGCTGATCTCGCAAACCCAACGGGCTGCCAATCGCATGTACACTGGTGCCCTGTGACACCCGTTCTGTCGAAATTTCAAGATACGGCGCCTTACATGCGTCCACTTTAAGCAAGGCCAAATCGTCTTTAGACGACACCTTAATAAGCTTCGCTTTAGCTTTCGTGTTGTCTTTTAAAATAATTTCAAATGACCGCGCCACATTTGAAACCGCGCTTGAGAAATTAAATTCCGACTGTTGTTGTTTGAATTTTCGCTCGGCCTCATTCAACCGTCTTGAAGCCTCATTAATTTGTTGTTTATCTTGGTGATATTGCTGCTCATAAAGCGAATATTCCCGCTGCGATACTTGCCTTTCTCTTTCAGACGACAAACCATCCATATAAAGCTTAAAGTCATCTAGTCTTTGCTTATTGATGAGCAGCCGCTCTTCCTGATTAGCAACCTCCAGCTTCTTTCGCTCAAACATTAAGGCGTTTTGCTTTATCTTAGCTTCCGTAACAACCCACTGCTTCCCCTTGGCCGGACGTACGACGTGTTTATTAGTAATAAGGTAGCAGTCATCCGTTACAAAAAAACCAGAACCTGAACCAAGCTGACTTCTAACCGTCACTACCGCCATCGTCGCTTTTTGAACTGGATTACTAGGGCTATATTTGTCATTCAATAATGCAACAAAATCTCTCGTTTTCCCAGATGATGAGCCAAAACCTCGATAAGAACGAACAGCTGTAGAACCGGCAGATTTTTTAGGTGAGTCAGAAAACTGCCAACGCCCATTCTCATCCTTGTATTTAAAAATCTCTGCCATGCAAGTACTCTGAAAAAAACACACAAAGAACACGCATAAAACGAACTTAAAAAGAGTCGATTCAATAAGCGTCGGGTTGATTTCTCAATCCTCTAACGTAAAGCTGTCAACGAACGCATTTAATTTAGTTTGCACCAACTCATAGGTTTCATCAATGTTACTGGCGATCTCGTCCTCTAAAACATTTAACCCATTTAGAATATCTCGAGCTTCTGAGAAACCCTTCTCAATACCGCCTTTAATAAGCTCAGTAAAGGCCAACAGCGCCTCATCCTCAACTAATTCAGGGTGCTGCTCTTGATAGCTCGCAAAAAAGGCTGTGCTCAAAGAAACAATTCGCTCTGCCGTCGCATCCGGACTAACATCCAGGTCCGAATCATAGGCATTTTGAATTGCACTCTCTCCTAAGCTAGCACTCAACGCTTCATTAATGCCGTCGAGAGCCGTTTTTAGCACTAATGCCTGAGGAGAATCAGCCGCACTCAAACTAATCGTTGATTCTAAAATAGCCGAGTTAAGTGATTTTTTTGCTAAATTTTTCTCGTGTGCCAGTGCCGAAACTTCTTGCCCCATTGGGCCATCCGCTTTCTTATCGTTACTTTTAGCCAAGTTTTGCACTTGTTGATTAAAGGGAATCGATGCTTGAATAGTCACAATATCCTCCTGATTTTGCTGAACTAACAGTGTACAACTATTTTATCGGCCATATCTGTAGGAAGTTTAGCGGTATGGAGGGTTAAAACACCTTATCTGACAGCAATTTCTTTCTCAATGGCGTTGGTTTCAAAACAAATCGTCAGCAGAATTCACGTTAATGTAGGCCGTAGCTGTTATGCAAAAAAGCTACTCCCTTACTCTTTAATTATATAGCTCACTCACTCTGCCCTTGACCATTAAGTAAACCACTTCCCGCAAAACAGTATATAGCTTCATTGCCTTTTCCTGATCTGTATCAAGGCGTTAAAAGCTCTATCCTCCTAGAATTTACACAGAAGTGAGCTGTCAAACAAATTGTGTGCCGGTTCTTCTTAATAAAAACCATTTCCAGTATCTACTTAAAGAGGACAGAATATTATGAGCAACGATATCGATTATCATCAATTTATTGACAACGAAGAAGGATGGGTTGACCGTCGCATCTTTTGGGAAGAAGAGATTTACGAACAAGAGTTAAAACAAATTTTTGCCAAATCATGGCAATTTATAGCGCACGATTCAATGATTCCTAATGCGAATGATTTTTACACCACGTACATGGGTGAAGACGGCGTTATCGGCGCACGCCAAAAAGACGGGAGCGTCAAAGTATTTTTGAATTCCTGCCCACATCGAGGTAATAAATTTTGCTATGCCGATGAAGGCAACACACGCTCCTTTATTTGCAACTACCATGGCTGGAGCTTTGGTATAGACGGCAAACTAGGTGCCTTAGCAAATGAACACGTTTACGATGACGGTGATATCGATAAAGAAAAGTGGAGCCCCAAACAAGCACGCGTTGCCACATATAAAGGCCTAATATTTGCTACTTTTGACCAAGAAGCACCCTCACTTGAAGAATGGCTTGGCGATTTCCGTTGGTACTTAGACATGATGTTCGACAACGACGGTGAAACCGAATTCATCAGCGGTGGCATTAAGTCGTACGTTAACGCTAACTGGAAGTTTGGTGTTGAAAACTTCGTTGGTGACGCCTACCACGCACTTTGGAATCATGACTCTGGCCTTAAAGCGATGAACAATGGCGAAGGCTTTGGCCCAGCGGTTAATGAAGAATCCTTCCATGCCAGCGTTAATGGGCACGGTTGGGAGTTTGGTACCGATGGTTACGCCGATGTGTTGATAACAGGACGCCCTATCTGGATGAAATACGTCCAAGATGTGATTAAACCAAAAATGGAAAAAACGCATGGCGAATTGCGTTCAAAAATATTTGGTTCGCTCGCTTCGGTGTCTATTTTCCCAAACATTTCGTTCCTACCCGGCATTCAAACCTTCCGTGTTTGGTTACCTAGGGGACCTAAAAAGCTTGAACTAAGAATTTTCACCATCGTTAATAAAAATATGCCTGATGAAGTCAAGCAAGAAATTAACCTTGGCTGTATGCATACCTTTAACCCTGCCGGTGTGTTGGAAATGGATGACGGCGAGAACTGGGAAGGCAACACGCAAGTGAACAAAGGCTATCTAACTCGCCAAGAAAAATTGCATTATGGCTGTGGCATTAGTCGTGAAATTGAACACGAAGAGTTACCGGGCATTATTTATGCCGGTCAATTTAATGATGCCAACCAACGACATTTTTACACCCGTTGGGCCGATTTAATGAATGCTGATAAGTGGGACGACGTACCAACTCGCTACACACCTCGCTTCACCGGCAAAACCACTATTGAGGAAGAATAAGATGTCGACAGCACAAGAAGATATGAGCCTAGCCGCGGTTTCTATTGAAACGCTTATCGAAGTTCAACAATTTCTATATCGCGAAGCACGCATTCAAGATATGGAGAAGTTCCGTGAGTGGCTCACTATGCTAACCGATGACGTTCATTATTGGATGCCATACCGTTACCAGCGCTACCGTAAAAATGAGAAAGAACCCACCATTTACGACCAATCGTATTATTGCGACACAATGGAAGATTTGAAAAAGCGCGTCATCCGCACCGAGACCGGCACCTGTTGGTCAGAAGATCCAGCGACTCGCGCTGCTCATGTTGTTACCAATATTGAAGTAGAGCCAACCAGTAATCCTGATGAGTTCACCGTGTACTCGTTAATCACAGTTCATAGAAACATGAATGAAGATGAAGAGCACACGATGATAGGACACCGAACAGACCTCATAAGGCGTGTGAACGGTGTTTTAAAACTCGCTAAAAGAAAAATTATTCTTGATCAAAACATCTTCATGAATAAAAGCTTAAACGTTTACTTATAGCGCAACTCATTAAGCATTAAAAAAAGGCCCTGCTAATGCGGGGCCTTCTTAAATACAAACTGGAGAAATATATGGTTGAAGTAATAGAGCTGGGTTACGTTGGTCTCAATGTAACAGACATGGAAGCGTGGAGAAGCTACGCAACCGAGTGTATAGGGTTAGAAATTGCTGAAAGCGATAAAGATGATCGTTTTTACCTAAGGATGGACAAACAACACCACCGCTTCACTATTTTCAAATCTGACCAAGATGACCTTGCCTATATGGGCTGGCGCGTAAAAGGGCAGGAAGAATTTAAAGCCATGCAACAGCAATTGACCGATGCAGGTGTTGCCTTCCGCGTAGGAACAGAAGAAGAAGCACGTGAACGCCACGTGTTGGCTCTCATTAAACTTGACGATCCTTCTGGAACGCCGAACGAAATTTACTACAGCCCACAAGTAGACGTGATGAAGCCTTTTCACCCTGGGCGTCCAATGCATGGCAAATTTGTTGCCGGTAATCAAGGGCTAGGACACGTTCTAGTACGTTCTGATGATGATCAGGCCACTTATGATTTCTATAAATTACTGGGCCTAAAAGGATCAATTGAATATAGAATTGCGCTGCCCGATGGCAATTGTGCTGAACCCGTTTTCATGAGCTGTAACGACCGCCAACATTCAATTGCTTTTGGTTTTCATGGCATGGTTGAACGCCTAAATCACCTGCATATCCAGTACACAGAATTCGATGATTTAGGCATCTCACACGATACCATTCGTAATCAAAAAATTGATGTAGCCATGCAGCTGGGCAAGCACGCTAATGATCAGCTTTACACTTTCTACTCGCCAACACCGTCAGGTTGGTTAATGGAACTCGGTTGGGGCGATTGCGTCAAACCAGAAGCTCAAGAGCACTATACTGGCGATATTTTTGGCCACGCAGTGGAAGCAAGCGGTTACGGCATGGATATTGAGTTATAAAAAGTCACGACTGCATGGGTTAATTAAACCCTTCGCAACAAGTCTGTAAAAAGAAACGCTCATTAACTTGGGCGTTTCTTTTATCACCTGACTAGACTGTCACCTCAAGCCTATTACCTGATAGTTACCTTTAGTCTTTAAAGAAACTTCGATTGGCTTGCCGCTTTCATTTTTCCAGTACCAGCCGTGAGAACCATTAAACGGCACACTTTTTGAGCCATTACCCTTATCTGCCGTTGCCTCTTTATAGCTTTTAAAATAGCCCGTTGTGTCTCCCTGCGGCTCACCGTGGAAATCAAAATAAAGCATCGCACCATCTGTCTGCCATGAGTATTCCAACACCGCATCTTTTTCCAAATAAAACTTATACTCTAAGCCGCTATTAGCAGGGATAGTCAATTTAACAGTATCTTCCCGTAACAATGTTCGCTCATCACACGAGCCTAGCGTTGGCTTAACTGCTTGCTCAGCATTCTCCGCCATCACAGTTAAACCCATGGCCTTGCCGAAACCAGTCGGGTCGATGCCATATTCCGCCGGCAGTACAACCGTTAACAAAATAATCACCGCTAAAATGCTCGCAATAATTGATGCTTTAACCAGCGAAGCAAGAGATTGAATAGGGTGCTCTATTTTATTCATAATAATTTAACTCGTTACGGAATAGCCGACCATTTGATAGCCAAACAGTATCAAACCTCCGGTCATTAATAGTGTGTTTGTCATAGTCGAAAACAAATAAAAACTACGGTGCCTACGCCAAAAACTCAAGCCAATCAAAATGAAAACCAAGGCCACAAACTGCCCCAGCTCTACCCCAACGTTAAAGGCCAACAAGTTTTTCCACAAACCTGTTTGAGGTAACGCAAAATCTTGAATCTTAGTCGCCAAACCAAAACCATGAAATAAGCCAAATATCGCAACGGCAACTTTAGTATTCGGTTGAAAACCAAGCAAACGATTGAAGCCACCCAAGTTATCAAAGCCTTTATAAACAATGGATAAACCAATAATCGCGTCAATTAAATAAGGATTCAGCGCAATATTATTCAACACACCCAACAATAAAGTAATGCTATGCCCCGCCGTAAACAGGCTCACGTATAACAGCACTTCGCGTTTTCTAAATAAAAAGAAAATAACGCCTATCAGAAACAACAAATGGTCATAGCCCGTCAGCATATGTTTCGCACCGATATAAAGAAAAGGCCCAATGGCAACGCCCTCGTTCGCCAACAAAAAACGTTCAGTGCTCGCATCCACACCATGAGCTAACACCCCAGAAGAGCTGATGAGACACAACAAAAAGGCGAACACAAGCATATGAGGCACTCTAAACACGGTAGCACCCCAGATTTTTTGGTATAAATAAAGTGTAAATTCTTTCACAAACTTCCCTAAAGAGATCGCTCTAATGCACCGGCAACTACAGCCGACAAACGCCTATTATAACAACCACTTAGTACTGTTACAAAGCACCAACCCAAAAATCGTTTGCCTTTGCCATGTACCCAAAAGACACATATGGTTTTGTAAAATATTTAGGCATGTTGGGCTTCTTGCATCAGCCCAACCTACGGGTAATGTTCTACTTTGAATACGGGATTTGTAGGTTGGCGCTGAGTTTACGAAGCCCAACAAATTTACCTCAAAACATTTAACCGTTACATGTGTTCGATTGGGTTCTGTTGGGCTTCTTGCATCAGCCCAACCTACAGATAATGCTCTACTTTGAATATGGGATTTGTAGGTTGGCGCTGAGTTTACGAAGCCCAACAATCTACCTCAAAACATTTAACCGTTACATATGTTCGATTGGGTTCTGTTGGGCTTCTTGCATCAGCCCAACCTACGGATAATGCTCTACTGCGGATATGAGGACTTGTAGGTTGGCGCTGAGTTTACGAAGCCCAACAATCTACCTCAAAATATTTAACCAATGCATATGGCCCATTGGGTTTTGTTGGGCTTCTTGCATCAGCCCAACCTACGGGTAATGTTCTACTTTGAATATGGGATTTGTAGGTTGGCGCTGAGTTTACGAAGCCCAACAATTCACCTCAAAACATTTAACCAATACATCTGTTCGATTGTGTTCCGTTGGGCTTCTTGCATCAGCCCAACCTACGGGTCATGTTCTACTTTGAATACGAGATTTGTAGGTTGGCGCTGAGCCCGCGAAGCCCAACAGGATTAGAGCACTGACTTAACTGGTTGTTAAATAGGCGTTAATTGCTTTGTGCGCATGTCCTGCCTTGGACATTTCCATGCGGATGCTGTCGCGTTGACTATGTGAATATTTTGTTAGAATTTTATTCTTCTCTAAAATAAATTGAATACCTTCCGCGAGTTTGGAAGGTTCAATATTGGGCTTTGAGTCAAACAAGGTTTTAATCGCGTCATCTCTTGTTTTTTCTAATTCAACAACTGCGTCCCAGTCACCGTTCTCGGCTAATTCAATGAGCTTTTTAGTGTCGGCAATAATGCTAATCAACTGTTGTAAATCGGCACTCATAAGGGCTTATTATTGCGCCGCATTGGGGTCAATCGCATCCCAGCCCATTTTAACTTGACTCAATAATTTTCCTGCCTCATCCAAGA encodes the following:
- a CDS encoding trypsin-like peptidase domain-containing protein codes for the protein MFFVCFFQSTCMAEIFKYKDENGRWQFSDSPKKSAGSTAVRSYRGFGSSSGKTRDFVALLNDKYSPSNPVQKATMAVVTVRSQLGSGSGFFVTDDCYLITNKHVVRPAKGKQWVVTEAKIKQNALMFERKKLEVANQEERLLINKQRLDDFKLYMDGLSSERERQVSQREYSLYEQQYHQDKQQINEASRRLNEAERKFKQQQSEFNFSSAVSNVARSFEIILKDNTKAKAKLIKVSSKDDLALLKVDACKAPYLEISTERVSQGTSVHAIGSPLGLRDQLTEGTVTQISARGIATDAKILPGNSGGPLITDNGHVVAVNTIKVAQGSALNTGFGISIPIQKVRQNFGGYFK
- a CDS encoding DUF5610 domain-containing protein; translated protein: MTIQASIPFNQQVQNLAKSNDKKADGPMGQEVSALAHEKNLAKKSLNSAILESTISLSAADSPQALVLKTALDGINEALSASLGESAIQNAYDSDLDVSPDATAERIVSLSTAFFASYQEQHPELVEDEALLAFTELIKGGIEKGFSEARDILNGLNVLEDEIASNIDETYELVQTKLNAFVDSFTLED
- a CDS encoding aromatic ring-hydroxylating dioxygenase subunit alpha; translation: MSNDIDYHQFIDNEEGWVDRRIFWEEEIYEQELKQIFAKSWQFIAHDSMIPNANDFYTTYMGEDGVIGARQKDGSVKVFLNSCPHRGNKFCYADEGNTRSFICNYHGWSFGIDGKLGALANEHVYDDGDIDKEKWSPKQARVATYKGLIFATFDQEAPSLEEWLGDFRWYLDMMFDNDGETEFISGGIKSYVNANWKFGVENFVGDAYHALWNHDSGLKAMNNGEGFGPAVNEESFHASVNGHGWEFGTDGYADVLITGRPIWMKYVQDVIKPKMEKTHGELRSKIFGSLASVSIFPNISFLPGIQTFRVWLPRGPKKLELRIFTIVNKNMPDEVKQEINLGCMHTFNPAGVLEMDDGENWEGNTQVNKGYLTRQEKLHYGCGISREIEHEELPGIIYAGQFNDANQRHFYTRWADLMNADKWDDVPTRYTPRFTGKTTIEEE
- a CDS encoding 3-phenylpropionate/cinnamic acid dioxygenase subunit beta — translated: MSTAQEDMSLAAVSIETLIEVQQFLYREARIQDMEKFREWLTMLTDDVHYWMPYRYQRYRKNEKEPTIYDQSYYCDTMEDLKKRVIRTETGTCWSEDPATRAAHVVTNIEVEPTSNPDEFTVYSLITVHRNMNEDEEHTMIGHRTDLIRRVNGVLKLAKRKIILDQNIFMNKSLNVYL
- a CDS encoding VOC family protein; its protein translation is MVEVIELGYVGLNVTDMEAWRSYATECIGLEIAESDKDDRFYLRMDKQHHRFTIFKSDQDDLAYMGWRVKGQEEFKAMQQQLTDAGVAFRVGTEEEARERHVLALIKLDDPSGTPNEIYYSPQVDVMKPFHPGRPMHGKFVAGNQGLGHVLVRSDDDQATYDFYKLLGLKGSIEYRIALPDGNCAEPVFMSCNDRQHSIAFGFHGMVERLNHLHIQYTEFDDLGISHDTIRNQKIDVAMQLGKHANDQLYTFYSPTPSGWLMELGWGDCVKPEAQEHYTGDIFGHAVEASGYGMDIEL
- a CDS encoding HupE/UreJ family protein codes for the protein MKEFTLYLYQKIWGATVFRVPHMLVFAFLLCLISSSGVLAHGVDASTERFLLANEGVAIGPFLYIGAKHMLTGYDHLLFLIGVIFFLFRKREVLLYVSLFTAGHSITLLLGVLNNIALNPYLIDAIIGLSIVYKGFDNLGGFNRLLGFQPNTKVAVAIFGLFHGFGLATKIQDFALPQTGLWKNLLAFNVGVELGQFVALVFILIGLSFWRRHRSFYLFSTMTNTLLMTGGLILFGYQMVGYSVTS
- a CDS encoding flagellar protein FliT is translated as MSADLQQLISIIADTKKLIELAENGDWDAVVELEKTRDDAIKTLFDSKPNIEPSKLAEGIQFILEKNKILTKYSHSQRDSIRMEMSKAGHAHKAINAYLTTS